In one Deinococcus sedimenti genomic region, the following are encoded:
- a CDS encoding bifunctional metallophosphatase/5'-nucleotidase, giving the protein MTRFSLALLTAALLSNAHAAPLTVTVLHTDDLHGRLEPTKIGENLYGGYARQATLVKQFSAQDPNPLVLSGGDTFQGTLFYNVYKGLADVLFMNLMGYDAMAVGNHEFDDGPEALATFAERARFPLLAANLDVTAEPLLKDLIKPYAVMSVGGEKVGVIGAVTPDLPQISSPGPNVKMLELMQSLRSSVTALQGQGVNKIFLVSHLGYTLEQEVARTVSGIDVIVGGHSHTLLGTFTNKDFPASEGPYPTIVPNPDGNRTLLVAAWEWGKVLGRLKVTFSDSGAVESWEGNPVPVTADIAEDPTAKRMVETLTVPIANLRQRVIGQTTRGLNGNREVVRRRESTMANVLADAALDAAQNAGAQLAFVNGGGVRASINAGPITFDEATTVQPFGNTLTVLTLTGAQIRAALEHGVATWSENKGQFLHVSRGVSYTFDLGRPAGSRVVAVTLNGQPVVDAQTYKVAMNNFTAGGGDGFTMFKGAPRLDTGTLDVDILVRYLQERSAVDAEPEGRIVIVNEPKP; this is encoded by the coding sequence ATGACCCGCTTCTCACTGGCCCTGTTAACTGCAGCCCTCCTGAGCAACGCCCACGCCGCGCCGCTGACGGTGACTGTGCTGCACACCGACGACCTGCATGGGCGCCTGGAGCCCACCAAGATCGGCGAGAACCTGTACGGCGGCTACGCCCGGCAGGCGACGCTGGTCAAGCAGTTCAGCGCGCAGGACCCCAATCCCCTGGTCCTCTCTGGGGGCGATACCTTCCAGGGCACGCTGTTCTACAACGTGTATAAGGGCCTGGCCGACGTGCTGTTTATGAATCTGATGGGCTACGACGCCATGGCCGTGGGCAACCACGAGTTCGACGACGGCCCGGAAGCGCTGGCCACGTTCGCCGAGCGCGCGCGGTTTCCGCTGCTGGCTGCCAATCTGGATGTGACGGCCGAGCCCCTCCTGAAAGACCTGATCAAGCCGTACGCCGTGATGAGCGTCGGCGGGGAGAAGGTGGGGGTCATCGGCGCCGTGACCCCTGACCTGCCGCAGATCAGCTCGCCTGGTCCCAACGTGAAGATGCTTGAACTCATGCAGAGCCTGCGCAGCAGTGTCACGGCGCTGCAAGGTCAGGGCGTCAACAAGATCTTCCTGGTCTCCCACCTGGGGTACACCCTGGAGCAGGAGGTGGCGCGCACCGTCTCTGGCATTGACGTGATTGTGGGTGGGCACTCGCACACCCTGCTGGGCACTTTCACTAATAAAGACTTCCCCGCCAGCGAAGGGCCCTATCCGACAATCGTGCCCAACCCGGATGGCAACCGCACCCTGCTGGTGGCGGCGTGGGAGTGGGGCAAGGTGCTGGGCCGCCTGAAAGTGACGTTCAGTGACAGCGGCGCGGTGGAAAGCTGGGAAGGTAACCCCGTACCCGTCACTGCCGACATCGCCGAGGACCCCACCGCCAAGCGCATGGTGGAGACGCTGACCGTGCCGATTGCCAACCTGCGCCAACGGGTGATCGGGCAAACCACGCGCGGCCTGAACGGCAACCGCGAGGTCGTGCGCCGGCGCGAGAGCACCATGGCCAACGTCCTGGCCGACGCCGCACTGGACGCCGCCCAGAATGCGGGGGCGCAACTCGCCTTTGTGAACGGCGGTGGCGTGCGGGCCAGCATCAACGCCGGCCCCATCACCTTCGACGAGGCCACCACGGTGCAGCCGTTCGGCAATACCCTGACGGTCCTGACGCTGACGGGCGCCCAGATCAGAGCAGCACTGGAGCACGGCGTGGCCACCTGGAGTGAGAACAAAGGTCAGTTTCTGCACGTCAGCCGCGGCGTGAGCTACACCTTTGACCTCGGGCGCCCAGCCGGCAGCCGCGTAGTGGCCGTGACCCTGAACGGCCAACCGGTTGTGGACGCCCAGACGTACAAGGTGGCGATGAACAACTTCACGGCGGGTGGCGGCGACGGCTTCACGATGTTTAAGGGGGCGCCTCGCCTGGACACGGGAACCCTGGACGTGGACATTCTGGTGCGCTACCTGCAGGAGCGGTCCGCAGTGGACGCTGAGCCGGAGGGCCGCATCGTGATTGTCAACGAGCCCAAACCGTAA